TTCCCAGGGCAAAGCTCATCCACTGCACTCCAGATGTGCTGACCCTTGAGATTTCTCATAATGTGGGAAACTCAACTGCataatttgtggtagtggggACTGAGTTCTCGGTCCatccagaaaaaaacaacaacaaaagaacctgTAAGTATTCAATTCGGATAGTGTttacagtaaaaatatttaattaaatttaatataaaaacttGCATTTACCTGATCCAATAGACTGTTCTTGGGAAGATAAAGCTACAGAAGCAAGATCAAAAAGCATCATGTTATACATTTTATGGCAATTTATTCACACGTGCATATATTTTATCTCCTTGTGTAAACGATAATTCCCTTGATGATACAAATATTTCAGTGTCTATCAAATGTGAGTCTACCATGTAATATTTCCTGTTACATTTATACCAAATCAATGAATTCATGAATCTAATTAGAAAAACTTTAACTTCAAAGTTGAAGTTATAGGATTACTCCtagatgtaattatttttaaatacttatcattaaattaataatttatcaaaatgttttaatatgtaaaatatttacagACAATTAACATTAATTATGAAagtttacttaattttaattaacattaatCACTTAATTAACATTAATTAAGTAAACTTAATGTTAGTTAACATTAAGTAAACAGTTTTTCctatttattctttgaaatttatAATCTTACGTAGAGGTATTACTGTCACCATTTTATATATGTAGAGAAAATGTGGCCTACAATATGCTTAGGATAAATAATTATAGGAGTAGAGTTGGCATTTCTCATAGGTTTTTGACTCCAAAGCTCTCTTTTCTGTATAACttcaaaagtgaaaagaaaaacataataacaGTCTAATGTGCTTAAgtcttttagtgtgtgtgtgtgtgtgtgtgtgtgtgtgtttctaataAATACTAATGAAAAATTCACTTTGGCAGGTCAACAAAACCTAATTTAGTAGTGTCAATCAAATATTATTCTCACTTGCTAATTAACAACTACTTTGCTTTTTAGACAGCAGAGCCAAACTAGAAAGTTATTGGTAAAGAATAGACCTGGGTAAGGCTGTCAACAGCTTCCACTTTGAACACAAAGGACAATGATAGTGAATTTGTCCCTATCTAATTAACAACGTTTTACAAAATGCATTCTTTAGTATTGCAGAATTAACAAGTACCCCATTGAGGAAATAAAGTATTTCAAGCACATTTAAACATTGGAAGTAAGTAaacaaggtttttatttttaactttctggtgtagggggatggagtggggtatgagggagaaagagaggctcacccagtggtgctcagggttaattcctgggtctgaactcaggaattactcctagtgcgactccagggaccatgtggaatgccgaggattgaacctgggaagatcacatgcaaggaaaagtcTTACTCACTCTTCATAATATCTCTCTAGCACTGTAGGACTGCATTTTTTTTGGATTAACTATACATTCTTTTACTCATGACTTATAAGTAGATTTTGTGCTACAATTGAAAATGTCATAAGTCtagtaattatttctttaaaaaaatgattagacataaaaagaaaggaaataagacacaggagaggcagagagagtaaAATACATTCCTGTAGAAAGAACTATTATACTTTATTAAAGGCTTAATATCTCGAAAACATAATTTGGGAAAAAATTTatatcatcattttcttactctttttcATTTACATCCTCTATGCCTCTTTTTTGTTGACtttccatatatttatatttgttgaaTGCCTCTGTATATTAGATACCATGTTAAATAttatagacaaataaataataatgcttCTTGCTatcaagaatttgaaaaaaaacattGGAAAACCAACCTATCAATACAATATAAAGAGGAGAGTAAGTATtggaatataaaaatgtatgattTTCTATGGGAGAACACTATTTTTCTTTGTGGATAAAACTGGAAAGATAATTTCCTGGATCTTGGATACTATtgctaaatttttaagaaaaaacttaACAATCtgcaacaggaagaaagaaaaaatacattgtgAATCATACCCTATCATTAAAAACCTATTTGTTattatctgtaaaaaactaaagctcaccgaggggcgagtgcactctcgggctctccaggcggctctgtctcacaacccgagttcagtgctctggaaccgcagtgtgtggactggatcgggacggccggtggtcaaggaaaggcgaaggaagaacgaggaccaagctggttgctgattagttaccgtttattcaatctttaaactttctcatctcccacactcccagctccatcctctccctGGAACAACTGCCTCCTCTTTCTCTAGTCTCTTCTCCCactttcctctctcgcccttgcccctaggttacacccagccaggtagcaaaatcaacataataaagcccttcctgagggctgtcagatTTAAAAGGAACACAAGCTAGGGGCcttttaaagcccttcctgactgccagtaggcaaaatacctcttaagggtttttttctcctctccccattccaaacactcattaacatcttaatactagttatttttgcatggacatagcaagagatacattgaggcttgaaAGGcggctctcctggcaacatcttgccactgGCTCAgatcacagcactcaggccagattaatcattcctaaccctagcagggtctgaatctagttatcactgtttgaatcatgacaacatttgtccatgattaagctcttaacttatagttaagaatgaggcgctttggccaggcccatctcgatgccagggtagcacataacttaccacttgccctgggtccttctcgtcccacgtcgggaccctgctttggggatgctaggaagtaaaggcagctgaagcttaggtcaagagaacagatgccctggaggaaaatatcatgtagagtcaaatgactcccaggttacaaaagcataacatttgttaagtcttcctgtgtccatacaaaaaggacttgctctgaataaactatgcaaaggactcaaggagaagagaaaaacatttacaagtcaacagaacactaagaaagaagctacaaataaacaaagaggaataggagcactgtatcgggagtaacccaataaacctaaactacctgaggctatgttatcctacagtaatcATTACTAATTATAGTGATTcctaaaagagaaatataaaaattatggtcCTTGGccaatttatttttagttgtatTTCACAAAGGATAATAACAAGCAAGCAAGTTTTAATCACTGTAGACATTTTTGCACCgtagatataaaatttaaataagtttttaagtttttgttgatAATGACACATTTGTAGATGCTATTTAATAGGCAACATTTTTTAGCTGATTTgtttttatgtcactgtcactgtcgccgtcatcccattgctcatcgatttgctggagcgggcaccagtaacgtctccactgtgagacttggttactgtttttggcatgtttaatacgctacaggtagcttgccaggctctgccatgagggtgggatactctcggtagcttggcaggctggAGCAAATTTATTTACTGAAGTATTATCTCAACAGCATAAAAATTCTAAACATAAGAAGTAACATCCATGGGGCCGGAAAGATAGAACAGCCAGATACAAGCTCAACTTGCAAGTGGCTAACACAAACtagctttgatccccagaatcccataggtcccccaagcagtgccaagagtgatccttgagtgcaaagccaggaataatccctgagcattgctgggtgttcctccttcccctgaccccctcaataaaaataatcactataAAACACAACATGTTTGaacatatgaaataaatgtattaaaatgtagtgattcctgatggcagagccagtagtaaaactcctgagcaatgctggatatggccccaaaacaaaacaggaaaaagaaacacCCAGAGTTTAGTCTGTCCAAACCTttttgaaggcttttttttttccccctctctggtTACTAGAATTCTAACTCAGAGCTTCTCCCATGCAAGAagagtgctctgccactgaggtACATCCACGACTCTCTCTCCAGTTTCTCATTCAGACTTTCTGAGGACTGCTTAAATTAAGATTTgtgaaataaagatttaaatttaCAGCAATATCCTGCTATTTAAGTTTACTAATTGCCAATCTTTCAAGTTTTACAAATTAGGGGATATGAACATAGAGAGAATAGCAACATAAAACatcattgtgattttaaaaaaaaagaaaataagtaaagatTCATGACTATGAACAACTTATTTAGGGAAATGGAACAATATATTTAGTCAAGAAAATAGATACGAACACACTTTAAccttctgctgtttttttttcttagcttttgGGAACCAAAGAGAAGGCTCGCGATGTTAATATTTCTCATATAGAATTTTCTTATGACAATCTCTTAGATATGTTTACTACTATTGTGACACTCTCTGTTACTCTACCACCCCTAGTTAATGATCACCGCTTGCGAGTTTCTTCACTCTCCAAATGAACTCATTCATTATCTAAATAAAAACCTGTTCTAGAAATTCTGTGATGAAGAAAACATACTGATTACTATCCTTGTAGAGCTAAGAACATAGTGGGCGAGGTATAATAAGCTAGTGAGCacactaaacaaaataaaattgttaacaGTGATAAATGCCCAGTAGTAAAAACACTTGATGAGAAGAAGTGAggaacaaatttttatttcaatcaaTAAAGAGAAGCCTagaatatttatcaaatatttgcagaaataactaaaattaactAGACCAACATTATATAACTACTAGAGAGTGACAAAAATTAGATTGGCAATATATAAATTAAAgccattaaattatattttcaaatcaaAACATGATCATATATACAATGAACATTAACATGAAATCAAAGCCCTTCATAGCCAAgtttttcaagttatttttattaaaaattattgattttagaATAACAGAAAATGCATACATTTGACTTTCATAACAAGAATTTAGAAAAGTAATGACTCAAAGAAAACAGGATAAAGCTATGAAATTAGAGCTACAGTTATTTAGAAAGcaggaagaaaatagaataaatagtaaattaaatatattttagaccagatttatatttctataatgtGGATTCCTTGTCAGTGTGATAcacaattgtattttattttttcttaagatttttaaattaacttttctctattttattgtaATTGAACACTATATAATGCATATGATATTCAGATAATTAACTAGAGGTTCTAGTTTTTAGCAGATTATTGATAATCATTTACAGGAAGAAAAatttatgtggaaaaataaaagtgcatgAAAAGTGTCTATTATGACAGTAGGTAATCTATCTCCTTTCATCATGTTATAAAAATGTCAGCTGTACATGCTatagtatttaaaagaaaaatacatagaaatactATTGTTGAGGTCACTAGTgatttttctaactttttcaggattataaactattttttacTAAGTAATAGAGATAACTTTTAACTTCCTTTctttattataagaaaataatagccAAAAAATATACATTACTTTAGAATTTCATATAATTTGGGGATAAATTGATTTCACTCTATCTGGATAAGAATCTAGCTAATTCtagatgttttatatatttgatcCAATGACAGTGAGGTGAAAAGTATTATCCAGTCATAGTATGAGCATTGTTCAGGTCATAACTAAAATTATTCAGTCTTTTTGGTAGGAAAAGGAAGGTCCTGCCAGAAATCTATTTAATGCTAATAAGCCTTTAAGATAGAAAGTGAAGTGGTTTTTCAAATGATGTAGGAGAATGGATGTCAAACTTGAATACCATATTTGCTACTATATCCTCTCTCCTGAATTGTGAAACTTTGTTGTATAATGAGGTATCTATGATTCAAGTGAGAAAAATCAagtgcttttatatattttctctaatcTCACTGGGTTGGATGATTAAGTCGGAAGGACTGACTTCAGTGATACTATTTGCAATAGAATTTGTGATAGTAACAGATTTACTGGCTAATGAAgacaataattatttaatttcaacTAGTTCTGTGAACAATTTTGTTATTATGCCTTTCAACTCTTTTAAGCTTGTGCTATCTATGTGAATTTATATCTCTTCTTTTCCAGATAAATCATGAATTTGCAATGAAAAGATAAAGTATACCATATTTTGCTGTTTTGATAATAATACTGAGCATAATAGTAAGACTCAGTAGTCAATTTGTGACTGAAGTATTTTATATCTGAGAACTTAAGATTGCTATTTATTatatagaaagtaaaaatatttccattatggagatgttttgattatttttatatagttttctaTTAAAGTAGGTGTTTTCTAAAATGTCTACAACATGTATATTAATCATAAGCATTTACTATTAATTTTACAAAGTTTAAGTGGTTATGTATAAGTATAAACTATGAGTacataatataacatatattatatatacacaaacataaattatttcacattttagaAGTTTGTGGCCTTTATATTTTAGAGACAATACTGTTTATTATTTAGAATCACAAACTTAGGACATGCACTGCTTGGATTTGAATCCAGATGCCACCCATATCTTTCTATGCAACTTCAATAAGTCATTTAACTTGTTTATTATTCCCCCATTTTGAATAAAGACAATATACTTTCTTGTATTTTCAGAGAGGAGTCGTATATGTTACGTTTAGAAAAATGCTGGCAtatattaactattattattGGGTGGGAACTTGAGGGGATGGTTTGGGCCCACTCCATTAGTACTTGGGACatactgctggctcagtgcttatGCCTCATCCCTGGCATGACTTAGCATATCATATGccgtgccagagattaaactggggttTGCTACAAGCAAGGCATGTACTTTACTCCTGTGCTAGCCCCTGTcatttttgctattattattattaagcacCAGAGTAAGCTTATTCAACACTTGTGCTTCTAgatcaaacttaaaatttatgaCATCTAAACttggttatatttttataactagtATGCATTCAATAGACATTATTCCctgataaatatttgaaatttcatGTGTCTTTTCTATTCCACTTAGAGCTATGAAATTGGGGAATATTTTGGGATTATTAGACAGATTTGAAtattcagtcacaaaacttttGACCTTCCTTTGAGTTAAAATAACTTCTCAGTATTTAAATACAGCTAAAATACATCCTTCCAGCATATTGTATTTCTTTGTACTCTATCAACCTTCATGTTATATATACTAAACCTATTTTCTAGCAAGTACATGATCATATGGTACCACACAGCACTATAATCAAagcattaataagaaaaataatgcttCAGTTAACAACTCCAAAATTCAAGTCCTTGGAATGAGAATAGAATGGAAAGGGGAGAAATAAAGCATATGGATCTCTCATGTTTATAAAAGACCTCcttattaaataaatgtaaaagatcTCCATAGACCTTCCGTGTACAATGTAAGCCTCTATTTTGTTTCTTACTATGATTTCAGAGTTCACTGCTGCAGCTGGCATTACTTTGTTATAGTATTCAGGTGTTGGGTTGGATATAACACATATGGCGTAAGTGCAGGTAAATCAGAGGAGAGATCTAAGGTATAAGTCTGAGGAAATTCTGATTTAAGAAATGGGGGAAATGAATAAAGTATAAAGAGTTATAAAAAGCTTCCAGTATCTGTAATTCTATGTCTTGTGACACAGAAATCATGGTATGAAATTGTATCAAGAATGAAAAGTGGGTTTTAAGAACAGTAATAAGTACTATTGAACTGATATTCAATGGACAGGACCTACAGTGATCTCATTAATCCCATGATACTAAGAGATATCAGTTAAGATATTAAAATTTGAGAGAGTACTTGATAACTTTTTAACTGCTGCTTGACAtttgtctgtgagtgtgtgccaATGTGTGGCTAAAGTGTGAgacagttaaggcacttgttagtgtaaaaaaaagtgaatcatTCATTCATCCCTACTGTTGGCCAAAGACTCCAAATAACATTAGTATTTAAGTATATGTCTggacgggagcaatagcacagtgggtagggcgtttgccttgcacgcagctgacccaagttcgattcctccatccctctcggagatcccggcaagctaccgagagtatcacgccctcaaggcaaagcctggcaagctatctgtggcgtattcaatatgccaaaaacagtagcaacaagtctcacaatggagatgtttttggtgcccgctcgagcaaattgatgaacaacaggacaatagtgctacagtgctacagtctgaaTATCAAGAGATGTGGACGGTGGAATTGACAAGGACATATTTGATATCAATGAAGAATTGGGACTGGATCTTTTTGAGGGAGACATCAGACTTGATGAGGCACAAGAGAAGAATTCCATCATTGGAGATAAATATAGATGGCCACATACCATTCCCTATGTTCTAGAAGATAGCTTGGAAATGAATGCTAAGGGACTTATCCTCAATGCATTTGAACGTTATCGCCTAAAAACCTGCATTGATTTCAAGCCTTGGACTGGAGAAGCTAATTACATATCAGTGTTCAAGGGCAGTGGGTGCTGGTCTAAAGTGGGAAACAGGCGAGCTGGGAGGCAAGAACTCTCCATCGGCACTAACTGCGACAGAATAGGGACCATCCAACACGAGTTCCTCCACGCGCTGGGATTCTGGCATGAGCAGTCACGCTCTGATCGGGATGACTATGTGGAGATAGTTTGGGACAGAATTCAAGAAGGCAAAGAGAGCAATTTTAACACCTATGATGACAAAACATCAGACTTCCTGAATGTTCCCTATGATTACACTTCGGTAATGCACTACAGCAAAACTGCGTTCCAAAATGGATCACAACCAACAATTGTAACAAGAATTTCAGATTTCATGGATGTGATTGGCCAGCGAATGGATTTTAGTGACTCTGATCTCTTGAAGTTGAATCGACTGTATAACTGCTCCTCTTCCTTGAGCTTTATGGATTCATGCGATTTTGAACTGGAGAACGTGTGTGGTATGATTCAAAGTTCAGGCGATAATGCTGACTGGAAGCGGGTTTCACAGATAGCATCTGGCCCAGAGAGCGATTATTCCAACATGGGAAAGTGCAAAGGTTCTGGCTTCTTCATGCATTTTGACAGTAGCTCCGTGGCTGTGGGGGGAAAAGCAATGCTGGAAAGTAGAATACTGTACCCTAAAAGAGGATTTCAGTGCTTgcaattttttgtttataatagTGGAAGTACAAGCGACCAACTGAACATCTATATCAGGGAGTATTCTGCAGCCCATGTGAATGGTAGTCTAATTCTTGTCAAAGAAATCAAAGATATACCCATGGGGACCTGGCAACTTTACCACGTATCTTTGAATGTGACCAATAAATTCAGAGTGGTGTTCGGAGGGGTCAGAGGTGCTGGTACATCAGTGGGTGGCCTGTCTGTTGATGACATCAACCTTTCAGAGACACAGTGCCCTCATCATATCTGGCGAATAAGCAATTTTACACAGCACCTTGACAGCAAAACTGACACGCTATATAGTCCTCCGTTTTATTCTTCTAACGGTTATGCCTATCAGATTAGCTTGAAACTAAGCCATGCCACTAATGCAGCAATATATTTCCACTTGATCTCTGGCCACAATGACGATCAATTACAGTGGCCATGTCCTTGGCTACAAACCACGATGACACTCTTGGATCAAAATCCTGACATTCGCCGCCGTATGTCCAACTTGCGGGGTGTAACTACAGACCCAATGAAGAAGAAAGATAATGGAGACTATTTTTGGGATAGGCCTTCCAAAGTGGGAGTAGACGCTGTTTTCCCTAATGGAACTCGTTTTAAAAGAAGTCAGGGCTTTGGAACCAGTGCCTTTATAACCTTTCAGAGACTGAGGAGCAGAGATTATATCAAAGGAGATGTTGTTTATTTCCTACTGACAGCAGAAGACATATCCTTCCTTAATTCTACAAGCCCCCCGCCAAACCCAGAACCCCAGCCAACCCCAAAACCAACCTCTTCTAGCAATAACCTCTGTGTGAACTTTGGGTGTCAGAATGATGGCGTCTGTGCCGTCCAGGATAACAAAGCAGTATGCAGGTGTCCGGCGGGGAATGACTGGTGGTACATGGGAGAAAAGTGTGAAAAGAGGGGTTCAACTCATGACAACATTGTCATTTCCGTTTCCTCCACCGTCACTGTGTTTGCCGTCATGCTGATTATCACCATTGTCAGTGTATATTGTACCAAGAGGAAATACAATAAGAAGATAAGCTCAGACACCACAGATGTGACTATGGAAAATGTGGAGGCCTTTTGAAGTAATATGAACTCAACAATAAGTCcagaaataaaacttgaaaagctttcaaaaaaaaaaaaagaatgaaaagtgggggccggagcgatagcacagcgggtagggcgtttgccttgcatgcggccgacccgggttcgatccccggcatcccatatggtcccccgagcactgccaggagtaatttcctgagtgcagagccaggagtaacccctgagcatcgctgggtgtgacccaaaaagcgaaaaaaaaaaaaaagaatgaaaagtgaAGCATAGTCATTTCTATTCTGCTGAGCAGTCAAAACAGCAAACTGGGAAGAGTCCACTAAAACTGATAACGTGGTGGTCATCTGTGACACAAATGAGAGAAGTATGAGGAATAAATCCCCCACTAAGGTGAataaagagagaacaagaagaaTGTAAGCAGAGAAATACAGTTTGGAAGGATGTGAGCTAAAGGAATCTTTGAAAcataatttattctatttattcc
The nucleotide sequence above comes from Sorex araneus isolate mSorAra2 chromosome 1, mSorAra2.pri, whole genome shotgun sequence. Encoded proteins:
- the LOC129402154 gene encoding meprin A subunit beta-like, which translates into the protein MKQVARSLPRWLPVLHLLTIASPALAGLGRPGNPSDLLTTLYGTPCDCRGGHQKARPGKFSQSVDCGTRTAYLAMLGSLTGGGFTQSWQCVDKPRLTKQGDPCPTNCVMVDQMNAMCYDSYSECTLGGKKYFTARPYMSYEGTFGGDWSVVPSSRGNPKYAAASCMAPVGRDACWPMRAPLHVSDGGPTDVVREVEVGQKIQQLILAQYPQIEYHPLLLPKPRGMDLDPSTENILAATHSALNVTNPTLAEDCWLCLPYGDSWPLAVPSSLANDSTPSTVQVDNCFASLPFKVQPLGFNFSHCFYRVANNDSYDIDVGVLSTAGCEQSINSTGPLCAGTSRVFVCGNNQAYTLLPTNWTGLCGLAMLLPDIDLLKGDEPVPIPSIDHIVPRHKRAVQFIPLLLGLGVSAAVGTGSAGLATALSSYSKLSQQLADDVTKVYQSIKDLQDQIDSLAEVVLQNRRGLDLLTADRGGICLTLQEKCCFYANKSDVDGGIDKDIFDINEELGLDLFEGDIRLDEAQEKNSIIGDKYRWPHTIPYVLEDSLEMNAKGLILNAFERYRLKTCIDFKPWTGEANYISVFKGSGCWSKVGNRRAGRQELSIGTNCDRIGTIQHEFLHALGFWHEQSRSDRDDYVEIVWDRIQEGKESNFNTYDDKTSDFLNVPYDYTSVMHYSKTAFQNGSQPTIVTRISDFMDVIGQRMDFSDSDLLKLNRLYNCSSSLSFMDSCDFELENVCGMIQSSGDNADWKRVSQIASGPESDYSNMGKCKGSGFFMHFDSSSVAVGGKAMLESRILYPKRGFQCLQFFVYNSGSTSDQLNIYIREYSAAHVNGSLILVKEIKDIPMGTWQLYHVSLNVTNKFRVVFGGVRGAGTSVGGLSVDDINLSETQCPHHIWRISNFTQHLDSKTDTLYSPPFYSSNGYAYQISLKLSHATNAAIYFHLISGHNDDQLQWPCPWLQTTMTLLDQNPDIRRRMSNLRGVTTDPMKKKDNGDYFWDRPSKVGVDAVFPNGTRFKRSQGFGTSAFITFQRLRSRDYIKGDVVYFLLTAEDISFLNSTSPPPNPEPQPTPKPTSSSNNLCVNFGCQNDGVCAVQDNKAVCRCPAGNDWWYMGEKCEKRGSTHDNIVISVSSTVTVFAVMLIITIVSVYCTKRKYNKKISSDTTDVTMENVEAF